In Prunus dulcis chromosome 1, ALMONDv2, whole genome shotgun sequence, the following are encoded in one genomic region:
- the LOC117633623 gene encoding neuroguidin: MEDATISNASSEDRVKAEAPQLAAVLKEMKEGLDTVRIKVQALTAKVKSNNYPTAEGISYLEAKHLLLLNYCQSLVYYLLRKARGFSINGHPFVQSLVEIRLFLEKIRPIDKKLQYQIEKLTKVTASTTENVQPGEKESQAGVPQQTDDLLKYRPNPDMLVSKADVTSKDGNDVYRPPKFAPTSMEEDKLSKQDKNALRKEKNTLRQARQSAFVRELVDDLEGRPEEIVESVGAESLELARYRAKMEDRARQEEELFMRAPITKKEKQREKHLKKSRNGLLGLTDNFYDEVKTLPLEDENDGQIPSFSSARGGMGGRHKKRKMRR; this comes from the exons ATGGAGGACGCTACAATTTCAAACGCAAGCTCTGAAGATAGAGTAAAGGC AGAAGCTCCTCAGCTTGCTGCTGTGctgaaggaaatgaaggaaGGATTAGATACAGTGAGGATCAAAGTCCAAGCTTTAACTGCAAAG GtgaaatcaaataattatCCAACAGCGGAAGGGATAAGCTATCTTGAAGCCAAGCATTTGCTGCTCTTAAACTATTGCCAGTCACTTGTCTATTACTTGCTTCGCAAGGCTAGAGGGTTCTCAATAAATGGCCATCCCTTTGTTCAGAGCCTCGTGGAGATAAGGTTGTTTCTGGAAAAG ATTCGACCCATTGACAAGAAGCTACAGTACCAAATCGAGAAGCTCACCAAGGTTACTGCAAGCACAACTGAGAATGTACAGCCAGGTGAAAAGGAATCACAAGCGGGTGTGCCTCAGCAAACAGACGATTTGTTGAAATATCGCCCGAACCCTGACATGCTAGTTAGCAAAGCAGATGTGACTTCTAAG GATGGTAATGATGTGTATCGACCTCCCAAATTTGCCCCCACTTCGATGGAGGAAGATAAGTTGTCAAAGCAGGACAAAAATGCattgagaaaggaaaagaatacTCTACGACAAGCTAGGCAGAGTGCTTTTGTTAGGGAACTGGTGGATGATTTGGAGGGGAGGCCTGAAGAG ATTGTAGAAAGTGTTGGAGCTGAAAGTTTAGAACTAGCCAGATACAGGGCAAAGATGGAGGACCGTGCACGGCAAGAAGAGGAGCTTTTTATGCGTGCTCCTATTACAAAGAAGGAGAAACAGAGGGAGAAACACTTAAAGAAGTCAAGAAATGG GTTGCTTGGTTTGACGGACAATTTCTATGATGAAGTCAAAACTTTACCTTTGGAAGATGAAAATGATGGGCAGATTCCAAGCTTCAGTAGTGCTAGGGGTGGAATGGGGGGAAGACATAAGAAGCGCAAG ATGAGGCGTTGA
- the LOC117621266 gene encoding gibberellin 20 oxidase 3-like gives MASSPSVLLSSPPPTAKDGSRFIDSNYLQKQSHVPANFKWPEEDAASAQEELNAPVVDLEGFFNGDVVATENAAKLIRSSCLRHGFFQVTNHRVDADLIQLAYDHVDDFFNLPIEEKIKVQRRPGSPYGYSGAHMDRFSSNLPWKETFSFAFQDGPEKTVADYFKFTISKDFEQTGLVYQKYSEAMHSLSLSIMELLAIGLGVDRMLYREFFEDAVSIMRTNLYPTCQEPNLSLGTGPHCDPNALTILHQDLVGGLDVFVDNKWHKVRPVLGALVINIGDVFAALSNGIYRSCLHRAAVNSHKERRSLVFFMCPRADKVVKPAEELVRKGEGGTRKFPDFTWSDLLEFTQNHYRVNETTLENFTDWFLSADRSNFKPTHFKTSH, from the exons CAAAAACAATCCCATGTGCCCGCTAATTTCAAATGGCCTGAGGAGGACGCGGCTTCTGCTCAAGAAGAGCTGAATGCGCCAGTAGTGGATCTTGAGGGCTTCTTCAATGGTGATGTTGTGGCAACTGAGAATGCTGCCAAGCTCATTAGGTCTTCTTGCTTGAGGCACGGCTTTTTCCAAGTGACCAACCATAGGGTTGATGCAGATCTCATCCAACTCGCTTATGATCATGTGGATGATTTCTTCAATCTTCCCATCGAGGAGAAAATAAAGGTACAGAGGCGTCCTGGTAGCCCTTATGGCTATTCGGGTGCCCATATGGATCGATTTTCGTCCAATTTGCCATGGAAggaaactttttcttttgctttccaagACGGTCCAGAAAAAACTGTGGCCGATTACTTCAAATTCACCATAAGCAAAGATTTCGAACAAACAGG GTTGGTGTATCAAAAGTATAGTGAAGCAATGCACTCTTTGTCTCTTTCAATTATGGAACTCCTGGCAATCGGGTTGGGAGTGGATCGGATGCTCTATAGAGAGTTCTTTGAAGATGCTGTGTCTATCATGAGAACCAACTTATATCCAACTTGCCAAGAGCCAAATCTTTCTCTTGGAACTGGACCTCATTGTGATCCTAATGCCCTCACCATTCTTCACCAAGACTTGGTTGGAGGGCTTGATGTGTTTGTTGACAACAAATGGCACAAGGTTCGGCCTGTTCTTGGTGCCCTAGTCATCAACATTGGAGACGTCTTCGCG GCATTATCGAATGGCATATACCGGAGTTGCTTGCACAGGGCTGCTGTGAACAGCCACAAGGAGAGGAGGTCTTTGGTCTTCTTTATGTGTCCTAGAGCTGACAAGGTGGTGAAGCCCGCAGAGGAACTTGTGCGCAAAGGTGAGGGAGGCACAAGAAAGTTTCCGGATTTCACATGGTCAGATTTGCTTGAATTCACTCAAAACCATTACAGGGTTAACGAAACTACCCTCGAAAACTTCACCGACTGGTTCCTTTCTGCTGATCGTTCCAATTTCAAACCGACCCATTTCAAAACGTCCCATTGA
- the LOC117615350 gene encoding GTPase LSG1-2 — protein sequence MGKNEKTGLGRALVRQHNQMVQQTKEKGLMYKKQQKKVLESVTEVSDIDAIIEQADEADRLFSINNPTPNLLIDLDGNEISPEQRREQQRKEEALHAGSLRVPRRPPWTPEMSVEQLDANESQAFLTWRRSLARLEENDKLLLTPFEKNLDIWRQLWRVVERSDLLVMVVDARDPLFYRCPDLEVYAREVDEHKRTMLLVNKADLLPLSVREKWATYFRAQDILFVFWSAKAASAAAEGKDLSSSWKTENSLQESEDPDTKIYGRIELLTRLQSEAEEIVKLRRKSGSSGIGSPRIRFQGNSASSNVVVGFVGYPNVGKSSTINALVGQKKTGVTSTPGKTKHFQTLIMSDELTLCDCPGLVFPSFSSSRHEMIASGVLPIDRMTENREAVQVVANRVPRHVIEEVYRIDLPKPKSYELQSRPPLAAEFLRAYCASRGYVASSGLPDETRAARQILKDYIDGKLPHYQMPPGMTNEEDVAEHSLSEQHESDASDNENPADAEGENVPELDHALDDLNSFDIANGLATKKKVTVKKPTASHKQHKKPQRKKDRTWRVGNDGGDGMPVARCNFGNKVPECFVEKKNTI from the exons atggggAAGAACGAGAAAACGGGGCTGGGTAGGGCTCTGGTGagacaacacaaccagatggTTCAGCAGACGAAAGAGAAAGGCCTCATGTACAAGAAGCAGCAGAAGAAGGTTCTCGAATCTGTCACCGAAGTCAGCGATATCGACGCCATAATCGAACAAGCCGACGAGGCCGACCGCCTTTTCTCCATCAACAACCCAACCCCAAACCTCCTAATCGACTT GGATGGAAATGAGATAAGCCCAGAGCAGAGAAGGGAGCAGCAGAGGAAAGAGGAGGCCTTGCATGCCGGGAGTCTGCGGGTCCCACGGAGGCCTCCGTGGACCCCTGAAATGTCTGTGGAGCAGCTTGATGCCAACGAAAGCCAGGCCTTCTTGACCTGGCGCAGAAGCCTTGCGCGGCTTGAGGAGAacgacaagcttcttcttacTCCTTTCGAGAAGAACCTCGATATTTGGAGGCAGCTATGGCGGGTCGTTGAGCGAAGCGATTTG CTTGTGATGGTTGTTGATGCACGAGACCCTCTGTTCTATCGCTGCCCTGATCTTGAG GTATATGCACGAGAGGTTGATGAGCACAAAAGGACAATGCTGCTCGTTAACAAAGCAGATCTCTTACCTTTATCTGTTAG AGAGAAGTGGGCAACATATTTTCGTGCTCAAGATATTCTCTTTGTGTTTTGGTCGGCTAAAGCTGCTTCAGCTGCTGCAGAGGGGAAAGATCTCAGTTCCTCGTGGAAGACAGAAAATAGCCTGCAAGAATCAGAAGACCCtgatacaaaaatatatgGGAGGATTGAGCTTTTGACTCGTTTACAGTCTGAGGCAGAAGAGATAGTCAAACTGAGGAGGAAATCAGGATCCAGTGGTATAGGCTCACCCAGGATCCGTTTTCAAGGAAATTCAGCTTCGAGTAATGTAGTTGTGGGATTTGTTGGTTATCCAAATGTGGGAAAGAGCTCGACAATTAATGCCTTGGTAGGCCAGAAGAAGACAGGTGTTACCTCTACTCCTGGGAAGACAAAGCATTTCCAAACATTGATTATGTCTGATGAGTTAACCCTATGTGACTGCCCTGGATTAGTTTTTCCATCCTTTTCAAGCTCAAGACATGAGATGATTGCCTCTGGTGTATTGCCAATTGACCGAATGACTGAGAATAGGGAGGCTGTGCAGGTAGTGGCAAATCGAGTTCCCAGACATGTTATTGAAGAAGTTTACAGGATTGATCTGCCAAAACCCAAATCATATGAACTGCAGTCTCGGCCACCTCTGGCAGCAGAGTTTCTGAGGGCCTACTGTGCCTCTCGTGGGTATGTTGCCTCAAGTGGGCTCCCTGATGAAACGAGAGCTGCACGCCAAATTTTGAAGGATTACATTGATGGGAAGCTGCCCCATTACCAAATGCCTCCTGGAATGACCAATGAAGAAGATGTTGCGGAACACAGCTTGTCTGAACAGCATGAATCGGACGCCTCTGATAACGAAAACCCTGCAGATGCTGAAGGTGAAAACGTACCGGAGCTTGATCATGCCCTGGATGACCTCAATTCATTTGACATAGCTAATGGGCTTGCTACCAAGAAGAAAGTCACTGTCAAGAAGCCCACTGCATCTCATAAACAACACAAAAAGCCTCAAAGGAAAAAGGATCGCACCTGGAGAGTCGGGAatgatggtggtgatggaATGCCAGTAGCAAGATGCAATTTTGGAAATAAAGTGCCGGAatgttttgttgaaaaaaaaaatacaatataa